The following is a genomic window from Triplophysa rosa linkage group LG11, Trosa_1v2, whole genome shotgun sequence.
tacattacagtagCCTAACGTCACGTGTCTTTATGTGTATATGCACACAGAGGAACAAATCCCGGTACACATTACGcctgcattttcaaaaatctttatatgatatatttatatgaaaatcTCTCTATATGAAAAGCGCCAGTGCTTGAAGTGGGAAAAAAGGTTCCGGTACTTTCCTGTGCACTTTGACATATGCAAACTATTACCACATTATATTTGGACATATTGCTGgtataacatatttatttactaaaggaaccatttgccaaacaactgatttaataatgttaaatacaaatttgaccaaaaaaataataatttcagtCATTTCTTTGCccatttctttgtgtttagatATGGTAGTGTGTGGATCAGTCGGTCCTCCTGCATCTCCTCCTCTATGTATGTCTGAGCCACCGTCCTCCTCACCTCGACCCAACAAAACATACGTGTTCCAGAGAGAGCCTCCGGAGGGATGCGAGAGAGTGCGTGTGTCTGAGGAGGCCATGTAAGTTATACATACCTGTACTGAATGTGATGAATATGAAGGGTTAGTTCCCCAAACATGTAAGTTACCCTACAACAAGAATGGTGAACAATGTTAAGCAACTCAATACAATGACTACTGCTGTCAAGCTCCAAGgacaaaaaacatactgtagtgTGGTTgatcacattttttgtttgtttctcaaataaaaaacagaatttttgggtgaactcacAGTAACATCAACTATTTCCAAAACTTCTGTTGGTTTTAGACTTTCCTGTCGTGGAAATCCCCCTCGCCAGCCCTCCTGTCCTGACCCTAACAAGGTGAATTTTACACCTCATGGAGGATCCGCCTTCTGCCCTGTCAGTCTCCTCAAGCCCCTCCTCCCCTCTATGGACCTGTTGTTTCGTGGCCTGTCTGTTTCACCTGTGACAGGCTGTTCAGCTCAAGGTCCTGGCCCACATGCTGTAGGTGGTTACATGAACGGACCTTTCCCAGACTCAACCACAACTTCTCTGTAAAGAGGACATTCATGATgggaaaagaaataaaagacaGGAATTTGTGACTGCCTCATCAAAGACTTGACATTAAGTGtctgaagaaaaagaaaatttgttttGAATGGGACAGAGGGGAAAATGGATGTACGAAATGGAGAACTTTCAACCTATGGAGGCTATATCAAAAACTCTTTGGTGGACTCCCAGCAATGACGTGCCGGCGACTTGTTGACCTCAGGACGTTCCAGTTGGCACTTGATCATTTTCTTCTAATTTTATAGTCTGTTGCTATAAATAACTATATTGCTATAATACAAAATTGAtgactaaaaatatattttttagctCTCTCGTAAGATAGCAGAAACAGTAACGGTCATTCTGAACACAAGACTCTTTAATTCAGTATTCACAGACGCAAGTCATTATTTCATGCTGACTTTTTTCTCTGACCTGAAAAAGGCACACATAGTCTAAAGCGTCTATGAAGTCTACTCTTTGGCCTCTAAAGAGCCGTTCATGTCTGAACGTGGCATTTCATAATGAGAACTGATATCTTCACTGGTTTCAAATGCTGGGTTTGCTTTGCATGTCTGTTTAGTAgataatattatatacataaataatccAAGCTCCGTTCAACGAAGAGTCATCTTCGACAGTCACTTTTTCCTATGTTAGGCTTTAATTGTGTAGATATTCCAGACACAATACAGAGAATGGCAAAGCAGCAAAGGGGTATTTGATGGTAGTTTATTGTGGGCATCTCACACAATTCAGTGTAAAATAAGCACCAACGAGACCCTATTAAAAGGGTTTATTTTGCTACACACCTGAAATCTCCTATTTCTTCTGAACATAGTATTTTatctgtttaatgtttaataatagTGTTCATAATGTTCGAGTTGGGCACTGAGCTGATTATTTACGCTCTTTAGCTTGTATACACAGACAAGCCAATTTGCATTGAGGTACAATACATATGTTAAAGAATGGGACGAAGCAAATTGTTGTTTGCTGACATCACCTAAAGTTTAAAGCACTGTTATAATCCCATTTATTTCCATGGATAAAAGGGGCAGACAGCAGTATTGTGACTTAGTCTGACATTATCTACTTGTAGTTTTTTAAAGTTCTGAGTTTACTATTACTTTGTTCTACAATGGGgtgttgttttttctgttaattgTCTTCTGTTGCCCCGTAATATGTTGTCATAAATTTAAATTGTGCATTTGTTATCGATTTTGTTTTGCCATAAATGAGAAACAAGCTCTGAGGAATGAGTGGTGTGATTGTGTAGTATTCCATCCAATACTATTCTTCAACTAGACAAAATGACATTTCCTGACAAAAGCATAAATATACTTGTACATTTAAACTTGAACTGAAgggttttaaatgtcattttgtgttttaatattacatgCAGAAGACTGTCGTGCAAATGCTGTTTGTCAATGCCCGCCCTTCTAAGAATCCAGCCCTGTCATTTGCTGTATGTCGTCAGCCTTTGCTTATTTGGACCAATCGAAATAATCCACATACAGACACGTACAAAACCTCACGCATGTTTTACAGAAAGGCCCCTTTAGATTTGTTTATAGAAGCCCGTTTCTATTGCCTAAATCAAATGTTGCAATTGtacattgttttaataatttagaaGAAAGCTTGAAAAGAAAAAGCGTTTGACTACACTCACTGCTGAAACGGAAAGAAACGTGCGAATTAATATGTGCAAAGACTAAAGGTATTCCTGAAATAGACAAGAGTTTTtgcaaacattacattttgcatcacATTAATCAAACAAGGatctaaatattacacaaagaagACTACTAAGCGTACAGAAGTCGTCGCGGTTTAGGAAATAAGGACATGACGTTACATATTAAAGTCTTTTTATTATAAATCGTTATTTCTCCGAAGAGTAAAATCACCAGATGTTACAGGCATGCAAAACAGACTCGTTGAAAATCCTCGGGTCCTTTTCGTCTAGCACATCTGACGcgtcaataaaaacatttattagtgTGTGTGCAAGCAGCACTTACCGCTTACATTTTCTAAATGTCCAACACAGACGGTTAATATAGCGCGAGTAGTACAATATTTAATAGTCATTAATAGACATAAATGCTGCGTGTACACTCGAGCTAATAGCGAGCATCATCCTTATTGAAGATGCCGATGTTCGTACACAGCTAACGTTAGTGCATGGCACACGGGCACTACTTTCCTGTCTGTAAATACATTAATTATAATCATATTGTCTAACAGGTCATTAGGGAGATTtacttattgttgttgttgtacgACGCTATATGTAATATCCGAGGAAGGAGAGTCTCGTCATCAGTCGAGAGAAGAAGGGGTAACTTAAGTTAGCTAGAGTCACGTAATCGTTAGGGCCGTTGGTCGCCGGTAGAGTGGATCGGGACGCAGGATCGCGCGGTACGGGGAGCGGAGCGGTGTCCGTGTCCATACCAAGACTGCTTGACGATAGCATGGCCACCGGCAAGGGGGAGAGCAAAGCGTCTCTTTTGCAGAACGAGCGGATCCGATTCATCGTGTGTTTCTTTGGCGTGTTCGTGTGCTACTTTTACTATGGAATACTGCAGGAGACAATGTAAGTATACAGAGACAATGCAGCATTGCCTTGAGAAGAGTATGCATGTCTTTCTATGTTTTTCTTTGTATACTATGACAAGATAAAACTCTCATTCATCTTCCTTGAATCTTCATTTTGTTGCTAGAACACGACAACTggtctttgtctgtatgctttAATAGTTAAGTTAGTTGAGAGAGGACACGACGTTTAGGTATTTCTCCTTCACGCTTGTTTCTGTCCGTATTTTTTAGTGTAGTACGGTAGATGTAAAAAGATAACGTTATCTTAACTATCAAAGTAAGAGGGCTTTGATTGTCGCGAAAAATTGGCCCTAAAGTCTGGTAATAAAACTAGTTACATTTTGCGAGTTTGTGCCAGACCACTCGAAACCCTGCTTTGACCAAATGCCCTTTCTCTTCAAAGCTCCGCCCCCACAGAATGTTAACCAATCCAATGTCAGCACATCCAGACgtttaaaatgattgacaggcaaAGAGCGTTTCTGAGTGGCTAAGGAGGCGCGGGCCACTCCCATGACTTTTTGTTTACAGAACACGGGGCTGTCAAAAAGACAGGTGTCATTTCTCAGGACATCAGATTCATTGTTATCTCTAGGGCTGTGTAGTGTTGTAAAATACTTCAGAGCACTTAGTTCAAAATCCATGAAGCTTAactttctactctttctatataacaaaataaaaatactaacttagctctgtatactgtggtaggctttgtgagaccagttcaaaatatcttcatatgCAGGTTTTACTTGACAtgagaataaataaattataaaactaTTCTCTAAGTATCCTATAAATTTAAcgtttgagtttttgtgtttgtgatttTCAGCACGCGAGGAGACTACAGTCACGCAGGGAAGAAGGAGAAGTTTCGTTATGCCACCACACTCGTCTTCATCCAGTGCATCATAAATGCTGCTTTCGCCAAAATCTGTGAGTccacatataaaaacataagaGAGCTTTTGAGTTTTTAACAATGGTGGTTTTAGGTTATGGCACCCTCTTTTTGCCTCTATggtttttttgtataaaataagGAACTTGCATCATTTCTTGTAAGTGATTTCTCAttctctttgtttgtttgtttgtttgtagtaATATTGTTTTTTGAGGGCTCAAGGCAGGACCATACAAAAAGCTGGCTCTATGGCTTGTGCTCTCTGTCTTACCTGGGTGCCATGGTGTCCAGTAACTCTGCACTGCAATATGTCAACTACCCCACACAGGTGTGTACTACTcattactctcatgtctctctTACCCTCTTGAAACACAGCGCTCATGAGTCTAATATTTTTCAGGTGTTGGGGAAATCTTGTAAACCAATCCCAGGTAAGAGAATAGCATCTGTTTTAATCTCACAAACACAGATGTTATGCTTCAGTCAGGATTGTTAAATATGCTGCACTGGCTTGACTGTAGTACACATAAAATtagtacaaatgttttttttccattgttgTTTCCATTGCCTTTCCACAGTAATGATTCTAGGTGTCACAATCCTGAGAAAAAAATATACCATGGCGaaatatctgtgtgtgtttctgatcGTCACTGGCGTCGCCCTCTTCCTTTACAAACCCAATAAGGGCTCCACCACATCAGATGAGCAGACATTTGGCTTTGGAGAAATGCTGCTGGTTGGTCTCCGCTTTTATCGATTCCACATTTTCCCATAGAGCATGACCGTGTCTAGATTTTTTTTGGTCCtcaatttataaaaatgacCCGTGTTATCCTCTTTTTGATGGTAGCTGCTGTCTTTAACTCTGGATGGGCTGACAGGTGTTTCTCAGGATCACATGAGGGTGCGGTACCAGACCGGAGCCAATCACATGATGTTGAATGTCAACCTCTGGTCCACACTAATCTTAGGAATAAGTGAGTCATTAAAGAGGGTTACGTTTAATAAAAGAGTGTGCTCGATATCATATGTCATATgtcagctttcctgtggctcagtggttagagcatggcactagcaatgccaaggtcatgggttcgatcccaggggattgcacatagtcataaacaaatgtaaaatacaatgcaatgtaagtcgctttggataaaagcgtctgccaaatgcataaatggaaatggaaatgtCATACTTTGAGAAACACCAGGGGTGTTAAAAGAATttctttaattttgttgaatCGCTATAATTTTAATGAATAGATTTCCAACTCTTATTCATTTGTTAAACTATaaacatagttatgtgtatatagcaatataaaataattatattaataagtATTTCTTGTTCATTCAGtgaaaaatatcatttaaaaaaagtattttatttagtaGATTTGCATTGTATTTTGCTTTTAGCTTTCAACGTTAAGTCTTTATAGCAACTATGACTGGTTGGTTGAAATTATAGGTTGCCTTGGTTGAATAAAAATCACCCTTTTA
Proteins encoded in this region:
- the slc35b1 gene encoding solute carrier family 35 member B1, which translates into the protein MATGKGESKASLLQNERIRFIVCFFGVFVCYFYYGILQETITRGDYSHAGKKEKFRYATTLVFIQCIINAAFAKILILFFEGSRQDHTKSWLYGLCSLSYLGAMVSSNSALQYVNYPTQVLGKSCKPIPVMILGVTILRKKYTMAKYLCVFLIVTGVALFLYKPNKGSTTSDEQTFGFGEMLLLLSLTLDGLTGVSQDHMRVRYQTGANHMMLNVNLWSTLILGITVLWTGEVWEFLTFTERYPGIVSNILLFGFTSALGQTFIFMTVVYFGPLTCSIITTTRKFFTILGSVLLFGNVISTMQWFGTILVFLGLGLDAKFGKTPKKTTH